From a region of the Rhipicephalus microplus isolate Deutch F79 chromosome X, USDA_Rmic, whole genome shotgun sequence genome:
- the LOC142775911 gene encoding uncharacterized protein LOC142775911: MASASKQTVFGYGTNLDWRPTQFVNVFSWKRVCSICGLVPSTVAMLPCCFCVLCLPCYNRDAFDSNRCPLDGELFQEKNVVWSTFAKETVLNRRIRCWNADNGCETEGVASAMLEHFANDCNFHAVSCSSCRGKFLHQDIANHVVSVCTARSPVKRNPRHRPQGNESSDVMAELKKISSENALMKKHLESLERRIISDSDSARKVSSSLVDKTVATACENGTSSTGRSCSESEFVREGLSQIRHFLAENELGTKAFITQECNRIVESLTEKLK, encoded by the coding sequence ATGGCTTCTGCAAGCAAGCAAACAGTGTTCGGCTACGGCACAAACCTAGACTGGCGCCCTACGCAGTTCGTGAATGTTTTCTCCTGGAAGAGGGTGTGCAGCATTTGTGGACTCGTTCCTTCAACGGTGGCCATGTTACCCTGCTGCTTCTGCGTTCTCTGCCTACCCTGCTACAACCGCGACGCCTTCGATTCCAACCGTTGTCCCCTAGACGGAGAATTATTCCAAGAGAAAAACGTAGTGTGGTCCACTTTCGCCAAGGAAACCGTCCTTAATCGCAGGATTCGCTGCTGGAACGCAGATAACGGTTGTGAAACCGAGGGTGTCGCTTCGGCGATGTTGGAGCACTTCGCCAATGACTGCAATTTCCACGCCGTCAGCTGCTCCAGCTGCCGGGGAAAGTTCTTGCACCAAGACATCGCGAATCACGTTGTGTCCGTCTGCACTGCGCGTTCTCCCGTGAAGCGAAATCCGAGACATCGTCCTCAAGGCAACGAGTCATCGGATGTGATGGCAGAGTTAAAGAAGATCTCGAGCGAGAATGCCCTCATGAAGAAGCACCTCGAATCATTGGAACGTCGGATCATCAGCGACAGCGATAGCGCCCGAAAGGTCTCGTCTTCATTAGTCGACAAAACTGTGGCAACTGCCTGTGAAAATGGCACCAGTTCAACGGGCAGATCCTGCAGCGAGAGCGAATTCGTGCGTGAAGGCTTGTCGCAGATCCGCCATTTCCTGGCTGAAAACGAGCTTGGCACGAAAGCCTTTATCACGCAGGAATGCAACCGGATCGTAGAATCACTAACCGAAAAGCTGAAATAA